From the genome of Neochlamydia sp. AcF84:
TCAAAGGAGCTACAGTTACCATAGATGCAGCTGGATGTCAGAAAGAGATAGCTAAACAGATTCGCCATCAAGGAGGTCATTACTTACTCGCACTGAAAGGTAATCAAGGGAATCTACATGCAGAAACCAAAAACTTTTTTGATCAAGCTATACAGGTAACACCTAAAGAAGCGAGTTGCGATTATTACTCGATTGAAGAAAAGAGCAGAGATCGTTTTGAGAAGCGAGAAGTTTGGTGTACGCATGAATTAGATTGGCTGCCCCAGAAAGAAGAATGGGTAGATCTGAATGCGCTAGTCTGCATGAGAAGCACTAGGCGCATTAAAGATAAGACATCTATAGAGGCTAGATACTATATTGCTAGTGAAAAAGCTAGCGCTGAAAAGCATGGACTAGGCATACGCTTGCATTGGGGTATCGAAAACAAAGTTCATTGGCAATTAGATGTTTCTTATGGGGAAGATAAGAGCAAAGTCCGTAAAGACCACGGTCCCGAAAATCTATCTGTTTTGAAAAGATGTACAATGAATTTATTAAAAGCTGATACAAAAACAAAAGCAGGAATCAAGGGCAAGAGAGCAAAAGCCGGGTGGAATCGAGACTACATGATGGAAATACTAAATGGTAAATAAAATCTTCATGCAATTTCCCTGATAAAAATACTATAAATTCTTTCTACTTTTTTTAATAATTTCGGATTTAAAGCAAACTGTTTTCTAATAAGAGCTGGATCCTCAAATCCGAAGAGTTTAATTAAAGGGTTCATCATCTCTTTCTGGGATTGATAGTAGGAATAGGTTCTAAGGCGCATAAGCAATGCTATGCTCATCCACTCCTCTAGCTTTTCAGCAGCCTCATCCGTTAAAATCCCTTGCTCATTTAACTGAGCAAGCCTGGAAAAGGTATTTGAAGCAGTCACTTTTATAAACAGAGCCAAGCGATCTAAAGCTAGATGAGGAAAACGGTAGAAGTCCTCTTTAGCTCTAAAAAGCATACCTTGTCTTCTTAGATCATTTAGGTTTGGATTAAAAGATATCATATCTGCCTGGATCAAATGCTTTTTAGCTAAGTATTGACGAAGATCAAAATCTTGTTGATAAGGAGTAGCGAGTTTGTGTTGAACACTTTGTCTATATTGCTCGGTTAGCTCCTCGTTGCCTAACAAGTGAGTGAAGGTTAATAGCTCCATAGGAAGATGAGGCTCTTTTTCATGCCACCACTCTCCATTTTCATCTTGAGCAATATATTGGGCCATCTTTTCAGGGGTTTGGATAAGCTCAAATGTTTTACCATTGCCTAAAGGAGTTTTACACCCTTTTCCTTCTACCCCTGCACCATCAAAAGCAAAGCCGCGTGGCGTAATACCATCAAAAAAATGGATGGCTTTTAAGCAAGGAATGTTCAATGCAGGAAGAATCGTTTCGCCTAAGTTGATAACCTGCAAGTGAAGTAGATTTGTAAAATCCCTAAAATACTTTTTATTTATAAGAGTATCTTCTTGTATAAGAACCCCAAATTCTAGATCAGAATAAGGAGTCATCTCTTCTCTAGCTAACGAGCCAAAGCCTATCATGGCATACTCACAAGGTGCATCGCCTAAGACATCAATGGCTTGGTTAGCTAGAATGCTAAAAAAGCTTTTTACACCCTTTGCAATATCTCTATAAAGCTTTCTTACTTCTTGAGGGGAGGGATTTTCGGACAGTACTTGAATCTCCTTCTCTATTTCTTCTCTAAAATTTTTTAATACTTCGCGATTACCTTCAAATTGTTTTTCTATTAATTCATTGCTTAAAGATTTTCCTCCACAAATTCTAGTAAGTAGGCGCTGCGCATTAAAAAGTTTTTCTTTGATAATCTTTTGTTGACCTTCCGAAGAAATACGTAAGGAGTAATTGTATAGCCCTACGGCTTGAAGCAATGCTTTAGTACTATCTTTGCCTAAATAAATATCGCCTAGTTTTTCTATGCAAAAAGCTTGCTTAATAGGGTTACCTTTTTGAATAAAAAGTTTTAAAGCTAGAGTATAAGCTTTTATGGCTAAAGAGCCACCTTCAATTAAATGTTTCCATTCCTTACAGACTAATTTAGCTTGGCATAGATCTTGTAACCCCAGTTCTTTGAATATCTTAAAACTAATATCTCTATAGGCTGTGGTATCTCTTGTTGAGTAACTAGAATATTTTTCATTATTTTCAAAAGCTGGAAAAATTAAGGGATGAATACGGAAAGGATCTGATGAGAACTGATTCATAAGCTTATCCTATTTTGGCTCTTCGAAGACTTGCCTAGTAAAATGTTTATTTAAGGTTGAAATTAGTTAAATAAAATAAAATCTACCCCTTATTAATCTTTTAAAAAAAGCAGGAGAGTGAATAAATAATAAATATCAATTATTTAACAAATCTTATTAATTTGGAAGAAATAAAATTTAAGAAAATTTACATTTAAGATGGCACG
Proteins encoded in this window:
- a CDS encoding ISAs1 family transposase; translation: MDTHKPNSIFAVFKDLEDPRKQRNQIYSLFDIVTISILAVLCGADDWATIHLWASCNLPWLQEHGICLAGVPSHDTLGRFFRYVSASNFERCFVQWTQNIAGAIKGVIAIDGKTLRGSYDAAREGKAIHMVSAFAAENKLILGQLATDTKSKEITAIPLLLDMLDIKGATVTIDAAGCQKEIAKQIRHQGGHYLLALKGNQGNLHAETKNFFDQAIQVTPKEASCDYYSIEEKSRDRFEKREVWCTHELDWLPQKEEWVDLNALVCMRSTRRIKDKTSIEARYYIASEKASAEKHGLGIRLHWGIENKVHWQLDVSYGEDKSKVRKDHGPENLSVLKRCTMNLLKADTKTKAGIKGKRAKAGWNRDYMMEILNGK
- a CDS encoding DUF294 nucleotidyltransferase-like domain-containing protein gives rise to the protein MNQFSSDPFRIHPLIFPAFENNEKYSSYSTRDTTAYRDISFKIFKELGLQDLCQAKLVCKEWKHLIEGGSLAIKAYTLALKLFIQKGNPIKQAFCIEKLGDIYLGKDSTKALLQAVGLYNYSLRISSEGQQKIIKEKLFNAQRLLTRICGGKSLSNELIEKQFEGNREVLKNFREEIEKEIQVLSENPSPQEVRKLYRDIAKGVKSFFSILANQAIDVLGDAPCEYAMIGFGSLAREEMTPYSDLEFGVLIQEDTLINKKYFRDFTNLLHLQVINLGETILPALNIPCLKAIHFFDGITPRGFAFDGAGVEGKGCKTPLGNGKTFELIQTPEKMAQYIAQDENGEWWHEKEPHLPMELLTFTHLLGNEELTEQYRQSVQHKLATPYQQDFDLRQYLAKKHLIQADMISFNPNLNDLRRQGMLFRAKEDFYRFPHLALDRLALFIKVTASNTFSRLAQLNEQGILTDEAAEKLEEWMSIALLMRLRTYSYYQSQKEMMNPLIKLFGFEDPALIRKQFALNPKLLKKVERIYSIFIREIA